The Microcebus murinus isolate Inina chromosome 1, M.murinus_Inina_mat1.0, whole genome shotgun sequence genome includes a region encoding these proteins:
- the PFN2 gene encoding profilin-2 isoform X2 yields MAGWQSYVDNLMCDGCCQEAAIVGYCDAKYVWAATAGGVFQSITPIEIDMIVGKDREGFFTNGLTLGAKKCSVIRDSLYVDGDCTMDIRTKSQGGEPTYNVAVGRAGRALVIVMGKEGVHGGTLNKKAYELALYLRRSDV; encoded by the exons ATGGCCGGTTGGCAGAGCTACGTGGATAACCTGATGTGCGATGGCTGCTGCCAGGAGGCCGCCATTGTCGGCTACTGCGACGCCAAATACGTCTGGGCAGCCACGGCCGGGGGCGTCTTCCAGAGCATTACG cCAATAGAAATAGATATGATTGTAGGAAAAGACCGGGAAGGTTTCTTTACCAACGGTTTAACTCTTGGCGCAAAGAAGTGCTCAGTGATCAGAGATAGTCTATATGTCGATGGTGACTGCACAATGGACATCCGGACAAAGAGTCAAGGTGGGGAGCCAACATACAACGTTGCTGTCGGCAGAGCTGGTAGAG CATTGGTTATAGTCATGGGAAAGGAAGGTGTCCACGGAGGCACACTTAACAAGAAAGCATATGAACTCGCTTTATACCTGAGGAGGTCTGATGTGTAA
- the PFN2 gene encoding profilin-2 isoform X1 — protein MAGWQSYVDNLMCDGCCQEAAIVGYCDAKYVWAATAGGVFQSITPIEIDMIVGKDREGFFTNGLTLGAKKCSVIRDSLYVDGDCTMDIRTKSQGGEPTYNVAVGRAGRVLVFVMGKEGVHGGGLNKKAYSMAKYLRDSGF, from the exons ATGGCCGGTTGGCAGAGCTACGTGGATAACCTGATGTGCGATGGCTGCTGCCAGGAGGCCGCCATTGTCGGCTACTGCGACGCCAAATACGTCTGGGCAGCCACGGCCGGGGGCGTCTTCCAGAGCATTACG cCAATAGAAATAGATATGATTGTAGGAAAAGACCGGGAAGGTTTCTTTACCAACGGTTTAACTCTTGGCGCAAAGAAGTGCTCAGTGATCAGAGATAGTCTATATGTCGATGGTGACTGCACAATGGACATCCGGACAAAGAGTCAAGGTGGGGAGCCAACATACAACGTTGCTGTCGGCAGAGCTGGTAGAG tctTGGTCTTTGTAATGGGAAAAGAAGGGGTCCATGGAGGCGGATTGAATAAGAAGGCATACTCAATGGCAAAATACTTGAGAGACTCTGGGTTCTAG